Proteins co-encoded in one Schaalia radingae genomic window:
- a CDS encoding ABC transporter ATP-binding protein: MLEVRNLNRSFSGHQVLHDLSMTVADGRMTGFVGGNGAGKTTTMRIIMGVLEADSGEVLIDSHPTSTAQRAQFGYMPEERGLYAKMPLREQLIYLARLHGVSAHDASTSTDELLDELGLSERAAEPVENLSLGNQQRAQVAAAIVHHPTALILDEPFSGLDPFAVDVVLGVLQRISDTGIPVLFSSHQLDVVERLCEDLVIISDGHIVAAGEREELREQYSDRSFEIEVSGDCGWIRDMPGIEVSALEGGFARFSAPDEQAEQRVVEQALHRRDVAGQLLHFGPIVPSLAQIFKEVIE, from the coding sequence ATGCTGGAAGTTCGAAATCTTAACCGGTCATTTTCCGGCCACCAGGTCCTCCACGATCTGTCCATGACTGTTGCCGATGGGCGCATGACGGGTTTCGTTGGCGGAAACGGCGCCGGGAAAACAACGACGATGCGTATCATCATGGGCGTCCTGGAAGCTGACTCGGGTGAAGTCCTGATCGATTCACACCCGACGAGCACCGCTCAGCGCGCGCAATTCGGATACATGCCAGAAGAACGCGGCCTGTACGCGAAAATGCCGCTGCGCGAACAACTCATCTACCTCGCGCGTCTGCACGGCGTGTCCGCGCACGACGCATCCACGTCCACTGATGAGCTGCTTGATGAACTCGGCTTATCGGAACGCGCTGCGGAACCGGTGGAAAACCTGTCGCTTGGCAATCAACAGCGCGCCCAGGTCGCGGCGGCGATTGTGCACCACCCGACAGCGCTGATTCTCGATGAACCCTTTTCCGGTCTGGATCCTTTCGCGGTGGATGTGGTGCTCGGCGTCCTGCAACGCATATCGGACACAGGTATTCCGGTGCTTTTCTCTTCTCACCAGCTCGACGTGGTCGAGCGCCTATGTGAGGACCTCGTCATCATCAGCGACGGTCACATCGTGGCCGCGGGAGAGAGGGAAGAGCTGCGCGAACAGTACTCGGACCGCTCGTTCGAAATCGAAGTCAGCGGTGACTGCGGGTGGATTCGTGACATGCCCGGAATCGAAGTCAGCGCCCTAGAAGGCGGATTTGCACGCTTTTCAGCACCCGACGAGCAGGCAGAACAACGCGTCGTCGAGCAGGCTCTGCACCGTCGCGACGTAGCGGGTCAGCTCTTGCACTTCGGCCCCATCGTCCCCTCACTGGCACAAATCTTCAAAGAGGTCATCGAATGA
- a CDS encoding GH1 family beta-glucosidase translates to MTTLTFPEDFRWGVATAAAQVEGGAYEGGKAASIWDVHCQTPGAIIDGSTIDVACDHLHRMKEDVALMKDLGVGTYRFSVSWARVMPDGHTLNEEGLAFYSDLIDELRAAGIKPWLTLYHWDLPQVLQDEGGWTNRHTAELFADYAAAVYDRFGARVDVWTTLNEPWCSSFLSYACGEHAPGHTSPDEAVAAAHHLLLAHGLAIRAIDALANEKGEEPTRGITLNFTVAHPADPDSEADRDAARRIDGLHNRIFLDPIFRGEYPADVVEDMRLEADIMQYVRPGDMETIHVPIDVLGVNFYNGMAVAAPEDGYRKSVPAPNAQGVLRSSPEVGSSSVRVVSRNLPLTDMGWEVDAHDLYLLLTDLHQKYTGPAGADLVVTENGAAYPDAADEHDYVDDSHDRLVYIRDHLAAVHQAIDEGARVRGYLEWSLMDNFEWALGYSKRFGIVRVNYDTLERVPKASALWYRDVMRTGTLEIPDAQE, encoded by the coding sequence ATGACCACACTCACTTTCCCTGAAGATTTTCGATGGGGCGTCGCCACCGCGGCAGCTCAGGTTGAAGGCGGCGCATACGAGGGCGGGAAAGCTGCGTCCATCTGGGACGTTCACTGCCAAACCCCGGGCGCCATCATCGACGGATCCACTATCGACGTCGCATGCGACCACCTCCACCGCATGAAAGAAGACGTCGCCTTGATGAAAGACCTCGGTGTCGGCACCTACCGATTCTCCGTGTCGTGGGCGCGGGTCATGCCTGACGGGCACACTCTCAACGAAGAAGGCCTGGCGTTCTACAGTGACCTGATCGATGAGCTACGCGCAGCGGGAATCAAGCCGTGGCTCACGCTCTACCACTGGGATCTGCCGCAGGTCCTGCAGGACGAGGGCGGCTGGACAAACCGCCACACCGCCGAACTGTTCGCTGATTACGCAGCCGCCGTATACGACCGTTTTGGCGCCCGCGTGGACGTGTGGACAACGCTGAACGAACCGTGGTGCTCGTCATTCCTCAGCTACGCATGCGGTGAGCATGCACCCGGTCACACCAGCCCTGATGAGGCTGTGGCGGCGGCGCACCACCTGCTGTTGGCGCACGGACTGGCGATACGTGCCATCGACGCCCTCGCCAATGAAAAAGGTGAGGAGCCGACGCGTGGAATTACCTTGAACTTCACTGTCGCACACCCCGCTGACCCGGATAGCGAGGCTGATCGTGATGCCGCCAGACGAATTGACGGGCTACACAACCGTATCTTCCTCGACCCCATTTTCCGCGGCGAATACCCTGCTGACGTGGTCGAAGACATGCGTCTGGAAGCCGACATCATGCAGTATGTACGCCCCGGAGACATGGAGACGATTCATGTGCCGATCGACGTGCTGGGCGTCAACTTCTATAACGGAATGGCAGTGGCCGCACCTGAGGATGGATACAGGAAATCGGTGCCTGCACCGAATGCGCAGGGAGTGCTGCGTTCCAGCCCGGAAGTCGGTTCATCGTCTGTGCGCGTAGTCTCGCGCAACTTGCCGCTGACAGATATGGGATGGGAAGTCGACGCTCACGACCTGTACCTGCTGCTCACCGACCTACATCAGAAATACACCGGGCCGGCAGGAGCTGACCTTGTGGTGACCGAGAACGGTGCCGCCTACCCTGATGCTGCTGATGAGCACGACTACGTTGACGATTCACACGACCGTTTGGTGTACATTCGTGATCATCTGGCAGCTGTTCACCAGGCAATTGACGAGGGCGCCCGCGTGCGCGGCTACCTGGAATGGTCACTGATGGACAATTTCGAATGGGCATTGGGATATTCGAAGCGATTCGGCATCGTGCGCGTCAACTATGACACGCTCGAGCGAGTACCGAAGGCTTCAGCGCTGTGGTACCGCGACGTCATGCGCACCGGAACGCTGGAGATTCCAGACGCCCAAGAATAG
- a CDS encoding sensor histidine kinase: MTGPIVELNSTWVRPRPTEQGLRRDIVLACVLAAWSALTVPLYLRSGIFTEVAPMWLTLASLAITFTASALRRRIPCTVALIITAAFLVNAHFGVPEQLVTSLCLSIALYTVGAWGRQRVRALVVRLVCTAAIVIWCVVWLILASSNVELFPGISRAGVFSAYATVILITVMTNLLNLTLACAVGEASWQWARTRARLEAQGGELERERRTTATQAVVLERLAIARELHDVVAHHISVIGIHAGAARLNLTSDPSKIGPALEHIEEGTSAVVTELRRLVHTLRDPSNGEDGPTVGIAQIPSLVEEAAHIGMDVTTVVVGEPRPVPMLVDVALYRVAQEALTNVRKHAPKRSRVQVIVRFASDAVEVEVVDTSRAMIADRRGRPAHSASTSTGMGLRGMRERIGAVGGTVEAHPGQYSGFVVRAHVPLMKSTGDRDPSTVARQEMA, translated from the coding sequence ATGACGGGTCCGATTGTCGAGTTGAACTCCACATGGGTCAGGCCGCGTCCCACTGAACAGGGGCTCAGGCGTGACATTGTGTTGGCCTGCGTGCTGGCCGCATGGTCAGCTCTGACGGTTCCCCTCTACTTGCGTTCGGGCATATTCACGGAAGTTGCCCCCATGTGGCTGACGCTCGCCTCCCTGGCGATCACGTTTACAGCTTCCGCGCTGCGCCGACGCATTCCCTGCACCGTGGCCCTCATTATCACGGCGGCGTTCCTGGTCAATGCGCATTTTGGCGTGCCCGAACAATTGGTCACCTCCCTGTGCCTGTCGATCGCTCTGTACACGGTGGGCGCGTGGGGTCGCCAACGCGTGCGCGCATTGGTGGTGCGGCTGGTCTGCACCGCGGCGATCGTGATCTGGTGCGTCGTGTGGCTCATCCTCGCCTCCTCCAATGTCGAACTTTTCCCCGGTATCTCCCGCGCCGGCGTCTTTTCTGCCTATGCCACGGTCATTCTCATCACCGTCATGACAAACCTGTTGAACTTGACACTTGCCTGCGCAGTCGGTGAAGCCTCCTGGCAGTGGGCACGCACGCGGGCACGCCTCGAAGCGCAAGGCGGAGAGTTGGAACGGGAACGTCGCACCACCGCTACCCAGGCTGTCGTGCTGGAACGACTGGCTATTGCGCGCGAACTGCACGACGTGGTGGCTCACCACATCTCTGTCATCGGCATCCATGCCGGCGCTGCCCGGTTGAACCTGACATCGGATCCTTCGAAGATCGGCCCCGCCCTGGAGCACATCGAGGAAGGCACGTCCGCCGTGGTCACAGAGCTGCGCCGCCTCGTGCACACGTTACGTGACCCGAGCAATGGTGAAGACGGGCCGACCGTCGGCATCGCACAGATCCCTTCCCTTGTAGAAGAGGCCGCGCACATCGGTATGGATGTAACCACAGTTGTGGTGGGTGAGCCGCGTCCGGTGCCGATGCTGGTCGACGTCGCTCTATACCGCGTGGCTCAGGAGGCGCTGACGAACGTGCGTAAACACGCGCCGAAACGCAGCCGCGTCCAGGTCATCGTCCGGTTCGCCTCTGATGCGGTGGAGGTTGAAGTGGTTGACACGTCCAGGGCAATGATTGCCGATCGACGAGGGCGGCCCGCGCATTCGGCGAGCACGTCAACGGGAATGGGGTTGCGTGGTATGCGTGAACGTATCGGTGCGGTCGGGGGTACTGTCGAAGCGCATCCCGGTCAATACAGCGGGTTCGTCGTGCGCGCACATGTCCCCCTGATGAAATCGACCGGTGATCGTGATCCCAGCACAGTCGCCAGGCAGGAGATGGCATGA
- a CDS encoding DEAD/DEAH box helicase family protein has protein sequence MHKPESSAPDDDSAVPCDAHRNRRQRCDTDSCEEERPLSTWQFTGTLRTYQRDILATLTPGPDHPLHIVAPPGAGKTLVGLMLAMRSGWKAVALAPTTTIRHQWALTATKLSWAAAAYAPVPDDEPQATISEDPELVGDFTALTYQALSTVRSTDAVADLAREQWIDDLVDAGRSVQAADEWLKDLKSSNSAAYRSGISRRASKIRTTLTAQDPKLVERVLHPHAIAAIDRIVQAGVRTVILDECHHLLDHWALVIGLLLARIRASGREPIVIGLTATLPSVDDGRAFDTYSGLFGDVDFEVPTPAVVREGNLAPYRDLVWFTEPADDEITFLTSHDRQLRRFLKAVFAGGEGLDFLLETIGFIGIDGEQPTGIDAQLEADYAFTESAAQVLIHTHGDHPAALTLPRLIGNRRPSIDSAIRVCARFALEKILPDASRADEWHAMRRTLKDFGYYLTDRGIRAGRNPVDTVMAQSHAKNDAAVDIVHHELASADGQHVRAVIVCDFATEGNRRGRSTGPVASAVECFARVCADATTAGLHPILLTSQHLHVASADAQWIIPALEELSGLRLAVDSGDENEPEQADHLVTRVKVESSSPSAAVLVRAVSTLMEQGTVRLLVGTRGLLGEGWDCPAVNTLIDLTAVATSAATQQLRGRTLRLDPQWPGKVAHNWGVICVMPPRISLDSDAEISRMNRRHEQLWGLDVTLPTGHAPQASDYLQVSDRPHPGNQPQPANTLLSGQFPQIVTGIDHSLTLTGQARLRALLEGDRRATINQLNDQTLQLIASRAVTYEQWGIGQPYSGDTSHDTAVSAGKNPTFYSPPTLWTAVALLSGLCALLAGIIWPMLVMWGTHPVRILIALAFMVVLLGIAGAWRLPVEIWRMLRGRSHPARVYAGATVAVSRGLVASERGQRLVSLDEVQVRPYGAVTVGTQAMPAGYVVSLPDVPDASARTIIDAVSEVFAPIETPRFLLRVTFQGDSPRPSTLLLRMISQIAQRISPSALYVQVPREVGRRKAGAKEFARAWAELIGPCQLVEVSGAEAMRPLAQARLASRNNQTHSPVRTVWA, from the coding sequence ATGCACAAGCCCGAATCGAGCGCACCTGATGACGACTCAGCTGTGCCTTGTGATGCGCACAGGAACAGGCGTCAGCGCTGTGATACCGATAGCTGTGAAGAGGAGCGCCCACTGAGCACGTGGCAATTCACGGGAACCCTGCGCACGTACCAACGCGACATTCTTGCCACTTTGACACCAGGCCCGGATCATCCCCTGCATATTGTGGCGCCGCCAGGAGCAGGCAAAACACTGGTCGGCCTGATGCTGGCCATGCGTTCAGGATGGAAAGCCGTTGCACTGGCTCCCACGACAACTATTCGCCATCAATGGGCTCTGACTGCCACGAAGCTGAGCTGGGCGGCCGCCGCCTATGCACCCGTGCCGGACGATGAGCCTCAAGCTACGATCAGCGAAGATCCGGAACTGGTCGGCGATTTCACTGCGCTGACATATCAGGCATTGTCCACCGTCCGCAGCACAGATGCTGTTGCTGATTTGGCGCGGGAGCAGTGGATCGACGACCTGGTGGATGCGGGCCGCTCAGTGCAGGCGGCTGACGAATGGTTGAAAGATCTGAAGAGCTCAAATAGCGCGGCTTATCGCTCCGGCATTTCTCGTCGAGCCTCCAAGATCCGCACAACCCTGACAGCGCAGGATCCTAAGCTGGTGGAACGCGTACTGCACCCTCATGCAATTGCTGCAATTGATCGGATAGTTCAGGCTGGCGTGCGCACAGTCATCCTTGATGAATGCCATCATCTGCTTGACCACTGGGCACTGGTTATCGGACTGCTGTTGGCGCGTATTCGTGCCAGTGGCCGCGAACCGATCGTGATCGGTCTGACCGCCACGCTGCCCAGTGTGGACGATGGCCGCGCATTTGACACCTATTCAGGTTTGTTCGGTGACGTCGACTTTGAGGTTCCGACCCCTGCCGTCGTTCGGGAAGGCAACCTTGCACCATACCGGGATCTTGTGTGGTTCACTGAGCCGGCAGATGATGAAATCACATTCCTTACCTCTCATGATCGCCAATTGCGTAGATTTTTGAAGGCAGTTTTTGCAGGGGGTGAAGGCCTCGACTTTTTGTTGGAAACAATAGGTTTCATAGGTATAGACGGCGAGCAGCCTACAGGTATAGATGCACAATTGGAGGCCGATTATGCATTCACGGAATCAGCTGCGCAGGTTCTGATTCACACCCACGGTGATCACCCTGCAGCACTCACACTGCCCAGACTGATCGGCAACAGACGCCCCAGCATCGACAGCGCCATACGGGTGTGTGCACGCTTCGCGTTGGAGAAGATTCTGCCGGATGCGAGCCGAGCCGATGAATGGCACGCGATGCGCCGCACACTCAAAGACTTTGGATATTACCTGACTGACAGAGGGATCCGTGCGGGTCGGAATCCGGTTGACACCGTCATGGCGCAGTCACACGCCAAGAACGATGCGGCCGTCGATATTGTGCATCACGAGCTGGCAAGCGCGGACGGTCAACACGTTCGGGCAGTTATCGTGTGCGACTTTGCCACTGAAGGGAATCGACGAGGGCGCTCCACCGGCCCCGTTGCCAGCGCGGTGGAATGTTTTGCCCGAGTGTGTGCTGACGCGACAACAGCGGGACTGCACCCGATTTTGCTGACCTCACAGCACCTGCATGTTGCCAGCGCTGACGCGCAGTGGATCATTCCCGCCCTTGAAGAACTCAGCGGTCTGCGCCTGGCAGTTGATAGCGGTGACGAGAACGAGCCGGAACAGGCAGACCACCTGGTGACCAGAGTCAAAGTGGAATCATCCTCCCCCTCTGCGGCAGTGCTTGTCAGAGCGGTATCCACACTGATGGAGCAAGGCACAGTACGTCTGCTGGTCGGCACCCGAGGCTTGCTGGGGGAGGGATGGGACTGCCCGGCCGTCAACACGCTGATTGACCTGACCGCTGTGGCCACATCAGCTGCAACTCAGCAGCTGCGTGGGCGCACACTGCGCTTGGATCCCCAATGGCCAGGAAAGGTGGCGCACAACTGGGGAGTGATCTGTGTGATGCCGCCGCGTATCTCCCTGGATTCTGATGCGGAAATATCGCGTATGAATCGTCGCCACGAACAGTTGTGGGGACTGGATGTCACCCTGCCAACCGGTCATGCCCCGCAGGCCAGCGACTACTTGCAAGTCAGCGACCGCCCACACCCCGGCAACCAGCCGCAGCCCGCCAACACCCTGCTATCAGGTCAGTTCCCACAGATCGTCACCGGCATCGATCACTCGCTCACGCTCACTGGGCAAGCCAGGTTGCGCGCACTTCTTGAAGGCGACAGGCGTGCCACCATCAACCAGCTCAATGACCAGACACTGCAGCTCATAGCGTCACGAGCCGTCACCTACGAACAGTGGGGTATCGGCCAGCCCTATTCAGGCGACACCAGCCACGACACGGCAGTGTCGGCCGGAAAGAATCCAACGTTCTATTCGCCGCCCACCCTCTGGACAGCCGTGGCCCTCCTTTCCGGCCTGTGTGCCCTGCTGGCCGGCATCATCTGGCCAATGCTCGTCATGTGGGGCACGCACCCTGTCCGCATCCTGATAGCACTGGCATTCATGGTGGTGCTCCTGGGCATCGCAGGCGCATGGCGGCTCCCCGTTGAAATATGGCGCATGTTACGAGGGCGTTCACACCCCGCCCGCGTCTATGCCGGTGCCACTGTTGCCGTCTCCCGCGGCCTTGTCGCCTCAGAACGCGGCCAGCGCCTTGTCTCACTCGATGAGGTTCAGGTCCGCCCTTACGGCGCGGTCACAGTGGGAACCCAGGCAATGCCCGCCGGCTATGTCGTGTCTTTGCCGGATGTGCCCGATGCGAGTGCACGCACCATCATTGATGCAGTCAGTGAAGTCTTCGCTCCCATTGAGACACCGCGGTTTCTGCTGCGCGTGACCTTTCAGGGAGATTCGCCGCGCCCGTCGACGCTGCTGTTGCGTATGATCAGCCAGATTGCGCAACGGATCTCACCCTCGGCACTGTACGTGCAGGTTCCCAGGGAGGTGGGAAGGCGAAAAGCCGGAGCCAAAGAATTCGCGCGCGCCTGGGCCGAACTGATTGGACCATGCCAGCTTGTGGAGGTATCGGGCGCCGAGGCGATGAGGCCGCTGGCGCAGGCTCGCCTGGCCAGCCGCAACAATCAGACGCATTCACCGGTACGCACCGTGTGGGCCTGA
- a CDS encoding ABC transporter permease: MNWFQQVVLITAREAKTRFTSKAFIVMVSIVGLGVLAGTIIPGLLGGDDEVPSVATVGPSVTQMATSVGLDATEVADRSGGEELLRDGSVEAVIDEGDSPVGLTVVALEKEPANVINVLAAYPKVELLDPPQVDSMMAFMISLIFAALFMLSAVTFCSYVAQGVVEEKSSRIVEILLATTGARALMCGKIAGNTIVAFTCIGVAAILATTGLLVTGQDLLLGELGSALIWFVILFLLGFIVLAALYAGAASLVSRQEDVAGVTGPLMMLIMIPYVLVILYFDNTTVMAVMSYVPFSAPIAMPIRLYMGTAQWWEPFISTAILIVTTVALVWLSSIVYERAVMRIGKRVALKDAIKTV, from the coding sequence ATGAACTGGTTCCAGCAAGTCGTGCTGATTACCGCACGCGAGGCAAAAACACGATTCACGTCCAAAGCTTTCATCGTCATGGTGTCGATCGTGGGTCTTGGCGTCCTGGCGGGCACCATCATCCCCGGGCTGCTCGGCGGCGATGATGAGGTGCCTTCGGTCGCCACTGTCGGACCCTCCGTTACGCAGATGGCCACGAGCGTGGGGCTGGATGCCACCGAAGTTGCTGACAGGTCCGGCGGTGAAGAACTCCTGCGCGACGGCAGCGTCGAAGCCGTCATTGACGAGGGAGACTCACCCGTTGGCCTGACAGTGGTGGCACTGGAAAAAGAACCGGCCAACGTGATCAATGTATTGGCGGCCTACCCAAAGGTTGAACTTCTGGATCCACCACAAGTGGACAGCATGATGGCGTTCATGATCTCGCTCATCTTTGCGGCCCTGTTCATGCTCAGTGCGGTCACATTCTGCAGTTACGTGGCGCAAGGCGTCGTGGAGGAAAAGTCGAGCCGCATTGTGGAGATTCTGCTGGCCACGACGGGTGCGCGCGCACTGATGTGCGGCAAGATCGCAGGTAACACGATCGTGGCGTTCACTTGTATCGGTGTGGCTGCAATTCTGGCGACGACGGGTCTGCTGGTGACGGGGCAGGATTTGCTGCTCGGTGAGCTGGGATCGGCTCTGATCTGGTTCGTGATTCTGTTCCTGTTGGGCTTCATCGTGTTGGCTGCGCTCTATGCCGGTGCTGCTTCACTGGTGTCACGCCAGGAAGACGTCGCAGGAGTGACCGGGCCACTCATGATGCTCATCATGATTCCGTACGTTCTGGTCATCCTCTACTTTGACAACACCACGGTCATGGCCGTCATGAGCTATGTGCCATTCAGTGCTCCGATTGCGATGCCGATACGCCTGTACATGGGAACGGCACAGTGGTGGGAGCCGTTCATCAGCACGGCGATCCTGATCGTCACCACGGTGGCGTTGGTGTGGTTGAGCTCGATCGTGTACGAGCGTGCGGTGATGCGCATCGGCAAGCGCGTTGCACTCAAGGACGCGATCAAAACGGTGTGA
- a CDS encoding response regulator produces MIRVALVDDQALVRSGLRIIVNTADDMEVVAEGANGLEALDIARSARPDVICMDIEMPVKDGLSAAREIVDECADSGPEIIMLTTFGDDYYVVDAVSAGISGFLLKTCRPEELLDAIRRVAEGKAILDDDVTRIVMNAMRQRSEGARGEGGTRGSEMDAGHALDPRQALEAANVTDREREVLELLAAGHTNAEISEALFVSESTVKTHVSSLLRKVHARDRIQLVVWAHAHGIRPRS; encoded by the coding sequence ATGATTCGAGTCGCCCTCGTTGATGATCAGGCGTTGGTGCGTTCCGGGCTGCGCATCATTGTCAACACTGCTGACGATATGGAGGTTGTCGCTGAAGGTGCGAACGGACTGGAGGCACTCGACATTGCACGCAGTGCGAGGCCGGATGTGATCTGCATGGATATTGAAATGCCCGTGAAAGATGGGCTCAGCGCGGCGCGCGAGATTGTGGACGAATGTGCAGATAGCGGGCCGGAGATCATCATGCTGACAACGTTTGGAGATGATTACTACGTTGTTGATGCTGTTTCTGCCGGCATCAGCGGGTTTCTGCTGAAAACGTGCAGGCCTGAGGAACTTCTCGACGCGATTCGGCGCGTCGCTGAAGGCAAGGCGATACTGGATGATGACGTGACGCGCATTGTCATGAACGCGATGCGTCAGCGGAGCGAAGGTGCTCGTGGCGAAGGTGGTACTCGTGGCTCTGAAATGGATGCGGGCCACGCTTTGGATCCACGCCAGGCTCTGGAAGCCGCCAATGTGACCGACCGCGAGCGCGAGGTACTCGAACTTCTGGCAGCCGGTCACACCAACGCGGAAATCAGCGAGGCTCTTTTTGTCAGTGAATCCACGGTGAAAACTCACGTGTCGAGTTTGCTGCGCAAGGTGCACGCTCGTGATCGTATTCAACTGGTGGTGTGGGCACATGCGCACGGCATCAGACCGCGCAGCTGA
- the hemG gene encoding menaquinone-dependent protoporphyrinogen IX dehydrogenase — protein MDIVVLCSSRFGHTRRICGRVADILRQDGNDARVLDITGRERIEPAPGRAVIVGASTRYGYFSPRVWRFARTNAAALAHIPSAFFGVNLVAANDGKNTPETNVYMRRFFEHTPWKPDMIDVFAGDLDFSLYNPFDAAVIKMIRRFMGRDIDFTQRVEFTNWDDVATFAHDFSALAAHGK, from the coding sequence ATGGACATCGTGGTGCTCTGCTCAAGCCGATTTGGACATACACGCCGCATCTGTGGGCGCGTCGCTGACATCCTGCGCCAGGACGGGAACGATGCTCGCGTCCTGGACATCACGGGACGCGAACGCATCGAGCCTGCACCGGGTCGGGCAGTCATCGTCGGAGCCTCCACCAGGTACGGTTATTTTTCCCCACGAGTGTGGCGCTTTGCCCGCACCAACGCTGCAGCACTGGCTCACATCCCCAGTGCTTTTTTCGGAGTGAACCTCGTGGCCGCGAATGATGGCAAAAACACTCCGGAAACAAACGTGTACATGCGTCGCTTCTTCGAACACACCCCATGGAAACCGGACATGATTGACGTATTTGCCGGTGACCTCGATTTTTCGCTCTACAACCCGTTCGATGCCGCGGTAATCAAGATGATCCGCCGTTTCATGGGACGCGACATTGACTTCACCCAGCGTGTCGAATTCACCAACTGGGATGACGTGGCCACATTCGCCCACGACTTTTCCGCACTGGCCGCTCACGGGAAGTAA
- a CDS encoding LacI family DNA-binding transcriptional regulator, translating into MGVARTGAVRLEDVARAAGVSRATASRVVRGDARVSPQKVRAVQRAVKELNYRPNRAARSLVTRRTDTIALIVPEPDQRIFSDPFFSSVVQAVVSSLDDTDVQLVLAFADKEGHHQRLRPFLYDGHVDGAIVTSHHQIPGQVETFMHAPIPIVFIGRPEQSTSFESWVDVDNKQAGRMAARRLVEGGSRKPAIITGSTDMVAAQDRLDGFCDELRTHDIEALVVNGSFTAESGARAGYQLTEPIQRGEVDAVFSSSDLMTMAAINVWRDQDIRIPDDVRVVSIDNSEMGASFTPPLTSLTNPADQMADVATRMLRDLINDKHTEAPVLLPCELVVRASG; encoded by the coding sequence ATGGGAGTCGCACGCACGGGCGCAGTGCGCCTTGAGGACGTGGCGCGCGCAGCTGGCGTGTCACGTGCAACGGCATCGCGTGTCGTGCGCGGGGATGCCCGTGTGTCACCGCAGAAAGTGCGCGCCGTGCAGCGCGCTGTCAAGGAGCTGAACTATCGGCCTAACCGTGCGGCCCGTTCGCTCGTGACCCGGAGAACTGACACGATCGCGCTGATTGTGCCTGAGCCGGATCAACGCATCTTTTCCGACCCGTTCTTTTCTTCGGTTGTGCAGGCGGTTGTCTCCAGCCTGGATGACACGGACGTGCAACTGGTTCTGGCATTTGCAGACAAGGAAGGCCACCACCAGCGCCTGCGACCATTCCTGTACGACGGGCATGTGGACGGTGCGATCGTGACTTCTCATCACCAGATCCCCGGCCAGGTTGAAACCTTCATGCACGCGCCCATTCCAATCGTGTTCATCGGACGACCCGAACAATCCACATCCTTTGAGTCGTGGGTCGATGTGGATAACAAGCAGGCTGGTCGTATGGCTGCCCGCCGACTGGTCGAGGGTGGATCGCGCAAACCGGCTATTATCACCGGATCAACGGATATGGTGGCAGCGCAGGATCGTCTGGATGGTTTCTGTGATGAGCTGCGAACTCACGATATCGAGGCACTCGTCGTCAACGGCTCGTTCACTGCTGAATCGGGAGCCCGGGCGGGGTATCAGTTGACCGAGCCGATTCAGCGGGGCGAAGTTGACGCTGTTTTTTCCTCGTCGGACCTGATGACGATGGCCGCAATCAATGTGTGGCGTGACCAGGACATTCGCATACCGGATGATGTTCGCGTGGTGTCGATCGACAACTCGGAAATGGGAGCGAGCTTCACTCCGCCATTGACGTCACTGACGAACCCTGCTGATCAGATGGCTGACGTTGCCACGCGGATGCTGCGTGACCTGATCAACGACAAACATACGGAAGCTCCTGTCCTGCTGCCGTGTGAGCTGGTGGTCCGCGCATCAGGTTAG